Sequence from the Streptosporangium brasiliense genome:
CCCGCTGGCCCACGCCCTGCTCGCCCCGCTGGCCGCCGAGCACATGACGGCCCTGGCCGGTGAGTACGGCCAGGCGCGGGCCGGGGAGGCGGTCCGGGCGCTCCTGCGCCTCTGAGCCGGCCCTGCGGGCCGCCCGGGGCCGGACCCCGGCCGGCGGGAGGCGCGACGCCCGCCGACCGGCCTGCGCTGACCGGCTTGCGCTGTTCCCGGCGGGTGAGGGGTCAGCGGGTGAGGGGTCAGGCGTAGGTGCCGCGGACCTCCACGATGTCGGCCAGCGGGAACTCCAGGTAGTCGCCGGCCTCCTCGCACCACGCGTCGAGGACGCCGCTGCGCAGCTCGCCGTGGCTGATGGTGGCGGTCAGGCCGTCGGCCAGCGTGATCGCCGCCCGCACCCCGCGGTCCACCACGAAGCCGAGCAGCGACTGCTGGGCGGTCGGCAGCCGGGAGGCCACGCGGCCGATGACCGCCCAGGTCCTGCCCTGCTGCTGGGCGGCGCCGCTTTCGGCCGACAGCAGCCGCCGGGCGTGCTCGTGCGGGTCGGGGGCCGGCTCGACCAGCGGGTGCGGCGGCTGTTCCAGCTCGGCCACCTGGCCGCCGGGCAGCAGGATCAGCCGCCCGTTCCGCGGCTCCTCGATACGGGCGCGGCGGACGGTGATCTCGCCGGTGTCCTCGATCGGCACCGGGGCGTAGCCGTTCTCCCGGAGCGCGGCGAGGGTCTTGCCGGCGGGCACCGCGCTGGCCAGCACGGTCGGCGCGAGCAGCCGCAGGCCCAGCCTGCCCAGCCGCCGGTGCCCGGCGATCTCGGCCAGCAGCGCCGGGTCGGAGGCCTGCACGATGCAGGCGACCGTGGTCACGGTGACCTCGCCGTGCCGCCTGGCCACATCGCGCACCAGGTAGTCGAGGGGCTGCGGCACCGCGCCCACCTCGGCGAGGTCGGCCAGGAGGGCGTCGGCGCCGTAGCCGGAGTCCATCGCCCGGCGCACGCTGGCCGGGGTGAACCGCCAGACCGAGGCCGCGCCGCGCGACTCGCGCTCGGCGGTCCGGTCCAGCAGTTCGGCGAGCTCGGTGGAGGGCGGTCCGGTCACCACGGCGGTGAGGTCGGCGCCGAACAGCGCGCTCCGCCGTACGCTGGCCAGCGCCCGGGTCGAGCACTCCACCAGCGCCGGGTCGTGCTCCACGAGCGGGACGGAGTCGTCGTTCTCGTCCCCGGCGCAGGCGTCCAGGGCGGCCAGCGCGCGGCCCAGATCGGTGATCGTGTCGTAGGCGATCAGCCCGAGCATCCCGGCCTCCTCCAGCACCGCGGGGGCGCACTCGGCCAGGAGCGACCGGTCGAGCAGCGGGGCGTACCAGTGCGCCGCCCCGACCAGCCCGGCCCGGTCGGCGCACGCCGTACTGGCGGGCAGCCGGGCCAGCACGCCGAGCACTGCCCGCCGGGCCCGGCCGACCGCGGCTCCGGCGGGGTCGTCGCCGAGCACCGTGCCGTATTTGCCGTCGGTCCGGCGGAGCGACGAGCGCTCCATCCGCCACCACGCCGCCAGCAGCACCCGCAGCCGGGCCGCCGCGTCGTCCAGCCGCCAGCGGTCGAACTTCTCGGTGGGCACCAGCCCGCCGGCCGGCTCGTCCCAGGCCAGCAGCCGGGCCACCGCGCAGATCTCCAGCAGGAGCCGGGTCTCGTCCTCGTCGCAGCCGGTGTCCTTGGCCAGCCGCCGCACCTCGCGCACGCCGACCCCGCCCGCCTTCAGCAGCGGCAGCGGGAGCTTGGCGGTGTTCTCCAGCATCGCGGCGCAGCGCTCGACCACGTGCGGGGCGGCCAGCGTCATCAGGTGGTCGACGGCCTCGGGGTCCACCGGGACGGTCGCGAGGTCGGGCGGCCAGGGGGTGAAGGACGGGCGGTAGTCGGGGCCGCGCAGCGCGAGCGCCACCTCCCGGGGCATCTCGGCCACGTTCCAGCTCGGCCGGAAGAGCAGCCCGTGGTCGGCGGCCCACTTCTCCGGGGCGCCCGGCGCGACGAACCGGCCGCCCTCCACGTCGCGGATCGGGCCGTCCCAGGCGAACTCCTCCAGCAGCCGCTCGGTGCCCGCCGGCGCCCGCGCGACCATGGCCGCCACCCGCGCGGGGTCGGAGAGCACCTCGGTGATCCTGGTGACCGTGCGGCGCTTGGGGCCGTGGGGCAGGCCGAGCGCCCTGGCGAGCGCGCGGAGGGCGTCGGCGCTGACCGTCCAGGAGTTGAGGTAGTGGGAGAGCGGCTCGCCGAGCCCACACGGGGCCGTCCACCACCGGGCGAGCCCGCCGGAGATCCGGATCCGCCCCTCGCCGTCCGGCCAGGCCAGGGCGTGGTCGAACAGCCGGTCGACCCAGGGGGCCACCTCGGCCTCCGGCACGCCCATGAACCGGGACAGCCGTTCCAGGTCGACGTGGTCGCCGAGGGCCAGGGACGCCTGCGCGACCTCCAGGCACGGCAGCGGAAGCCCCCGGACGACGGCCATCACCGCGAAGCCGTTGCCCAGCCGCTGCGCCAGGGTGTCCAGGCGGCGCGGCCACGGCGGGGCGATGGCGTCCGGCCGGTTGGCCAGCACCCGGGTGAGCCGTTCTTCGTCGAGGGTTTTCAACCAGCCGAGCAGGTGATCGTCCATCTCGGAGCTCTCTCAGGAATCTCGCGCGGGGACTCTCCGTGAGCCATAGGAATCCACGGTAATGCAGAGGGCATCCCCGGTGGCGTGCACCGCGCAGAATCCAACGCGTTCCGGAGGTGTCCGCCCGCATTCTTGACCGATCCCGGGGCCGCCGGCGGGGAGGCGTGGCGGCCCCGGGATCGGTCGGCGCCTGATGAGGGGAAGAGGCGGCGCCTTTCCGGGATGGTCTGCTGAGGGCGCCCCGGGCGCTACCGGAGGACGGCCCAGACGATCTTGCCGTAGGGAGCCAGCGGAGCCCAGCCCCAGCGGAGGCTGAGCGACTCGACGATGTGCAGGCCGAGGCCGCCGATGTCCAGCGGTGAGGGGTCGCGGAGCGCGGGGAAGCCCGATCCCGGGTCGTTGAGCGCGCAGGCGACGAGGCCGTCCCGGCGCAGCAGGGAGAGCCTGATCGGCTCCTTGGCGCGGGACTCTGCCAGCCGCAGGCCGTGTCTGAACGCGTTGGTGGCCAGCTCCGAGACGACCAGCTCCATGTTCTCGCTCAGCTCGGCGAGCTTCCAGCCGGTGAGGGTGCCCGTGGTGAAGCTGCGGGCGGAATGGACCGCCTCGGCCTGCGGCGGGAGCACGAAAGTGGCACTGGCCATGGCCGGTGTCCCGGAGAGGAGATCACGCGCCGCGTCGGGCCACCAGCCGACTGGGGGCCACCAGTCGAGCGCTGTCCATGACGTTCGGGGGGGCGCGGTTTGAGCGGACTGCACAGCGATCATCATGGTGCAAACTCATGTGCAGGTGCAAGAGCGAATGCACGTGCATAAGGGGTGTGCAACCGCTACGGTTACCCATGATTCGGCAATCCGGATGGAAAGGGGATCTTGTCCGCGGCTTGGGAATCCCATGCCGCAAAGTGACAGACTGTCGATCAGGAAAGCGAGCGAGGAGCGCACACGTGTCCATGGACCCGCCCGGTACCGGTTCCACTGTTCGGCGCATCATGCTCGGCGCAAGCCTGCGCCGCCTGCGTGAGGAGAAGGGGCTCGCCCGTGAGGTGGCCGGATTCCACATCCGGGCCTCCGAGTCCAAGATCAGCCGGATGGAGCTCGGCCGCGTCGGTTTCAAGACACGGGACGTGGAAGACCTGCTCACCCTGTACGGCGTGCTCGACGACGCGGAACGGCGCGGCCTGCTGGAGATGGTCCGCGAGGCGAACACCCCCGGCTGGTGGCACAAGTTCGGCGACCTGCTGCCGAACTGGTTCACCACCTACGTGGGGCTGGAGGAGGCGGCGAACGTGATCCGCACCTATGAGGTGCAGTTCGTTCCCGGCCTGCTGCAGACGTCCGCCTACGCGCGCACAGTGATCCGGTTGGGCTACCCGGACGTGCCGGAGGCGGAGATCGAGCGTCGTGTGCATATGCGTATGCAGCGGCAGGAACGCTTCACGAAGAAGAACGGCCCGCGCCTGTGGGCGGTCATCGACGAGGCGGCCCTGAAGCGGCCCATCGGAGGCAAGGAGATCATGCGTGAGCAGATCCAGCACCTGCTGGAGGTGGCCACGCTGCCCAACATCACCATCCAGGTGATGCCCTTCCGGTTCGGCATGCACGCGGCCGAGGGTGGTGCGTTCAGCATCTTGCGGTTTCCCGAGTCCGACCTGTCGGACGTCGTTTATGTCGAGCAGCTCTGGGGTGCCCTCTACCTGGACAAGCGTGAGGACATAGATCCGTACCTCACGGCCATGGAGCAGCTGTGCGTGGAAAGCACCACGCCCGGGGGCACCGCCGAGATCCTCGGCGACCTTCTCAGAGAGATCTAAATGGAGCAGACCTACAACGGCATGCCCGCCACGGAACTGGCCGGGGCCAGCTGGCGCAAGAGCCGTCACAGCAATTCACAGGGTAATTGCGTGGAGCTCGCTGAGCTGTCGGATGGCAGCATCGCGGTTCGGAACTCCCGTTTTCCCGATGGTCCAGCCCTGATCTACACCCGCGACGAGATCCGCGCGCTGGTGCTCGGGGTGAAGGATGGGGAGTTTGACAGCCTGATGGTGTAACACTGTTTTTACATCCGGCTCACCTCTTAACGTCGGTGCGCCGATGATGTAACGCAAGGAGCGTACGGATCGGGCAGATTCTGAGTCCCCGGAGTGACAGCGGGGCAGAGGAATTGGGGGCTCAGACCATGCTTGACCAGATGACCTTGTATCCCGTGGCCGATGATGTGCTGTTCGCGCCCGGGGGGCGTGTCGTGATCCGCACCTACGGCGTCGCCTCCGCGGCCGTGGGTGAGGGGGAGGTCGCCGCGGTTTCCTACCGGACATGGGTCACGGGGGTCCGTGACCAGCCCCGTTACTGGCGTTGGGGGCATTTCGAAGACGCCTGTCACGGCCATCGCAAGGTTCTGGAATGGCTCACCGGGCGGGGGCCGCGGCCGTGCGCCGCGGCCGCTTGACGGTATGGAGGGACGTGGTAGCCGTCGGCCTGGGGACCGACTGTCAGGGTGACGGCGGCGGCTGAGGCCGTGTGGCCGGCACCGGTGCCGGGTACGGTCGGTGACCGTACCCGGCCTTCCGCGTGGTGACGGCGCCGGGGGCCGGGCGCCGCGTGCGCCCTCCCGTGCCGGTGCGGCACGGGCCTTCCCGCGCGTGGCACCGCCCGCGCCACGCGCTCCGGCCTGTACGGCGTGCGGCTCCTCGGCTAGATTGCCAACCAAGCATTCGCTTGGGCCGAGGAGGCGCTTTCCGTGCGGCGAGGCATCTACCTGATCGAAGAGGTCGACTTCCGGCCGATGAACTCCCGTAAGCCGCTGGAGTACCTGACCTGGCTCACGCGCTACAAGAAAGAGGACGAGGCCCTCGGCGCCCCCGAGCTGACCAGGGGACTGTCGATCAGGTCGCGTGAGATCGACCTGGTGGGCGCCTTCTACGCCGTCGGCATCACCGGCCATCCGCAGTTCAGGGCCGTCACCCTCTGGGACTGCCACGGCGGCTGGGACGGCGGCTGGCGGCAGATGATGAACATCTATGACGGCGTGGACGACAGGCTCTTCCTGTCCGACATCGACGACCTGCGTTTCTCCGCCTTCTCCCGGCCGCTCGGCGCGGTGGCCGGCAGCCCGGCACTGGCCGACATCACCGCCGAGGGTTACGCGGCGCCGTTCTACCTGTTCGAGAGCGCCCAGGTGCGGCCCGGCGCGGCGCTGGACTACCTGGACGCGGTCCGGCGCGAGCGCGCGCCCGTCCTGGCCGACCACGGCCACCGGCCGATCGGCCTGTACGAGGTGCTGTTCTGCGACAGCGAGGTCGTCACCGTCTGGGGCACGTCGCTGGAGGACCATCTGGCGTTGCAGCGGGCCAGGGACGCCGCGCTCGGCCTGGACGACGAGGTGGAGCCGGACCCGCGGCTGCTCGACTGGCGCAGACGCTCCCGCGAATTCCTGGCCGGTCCGTGGCGGGAGACCCTGCTCGCGCCGTTCCCCGGCTCGCGGCTCTCACCGGTCTAGGCTCACGCGCCGTCTCCGGACCCGCGTGGCCCGGACCCGCGTGGCCCGGACCCGCGTGGCCCGGACCCGCGCGGCCCGGGTCCCGCCGCCTCGGGGCGGGGAGGGGCCGGGCCGCGCGACCGGGTCAGACGGGAGCGTTCCAGGTGAGGATGACCGGCTCCTCGCGCTCGTGGCCGAGCCGGGAGTAGGTGCCGGTGTCCAGGCGGAAGAGGCGGCCGTCCTCGGGCGGCAGGCCGAGCCAGCGGGCGCACAGCACCCGCAGGAAGTGCCCGTGGGCGACCAGCGCCACCTCGCCGTCGACCGCGCGGGCCCGGGCGATCACCCGGTCGGCGCGGGCGGCGACCTCCTGCGCGCTCTCGCCGGGGTGCTCGGCGTCGCCGGGGACGATCCCGTCGCGCCACAGGAACCAGCCGGGGCGGGTCTTGCGGATGTCGGGGGTGGTGATGCCCTCGTAGCCGCCGTAGTCCCACTCCCACAGGTCGGGGTCGGTGTCGTATTCCGTCAGGCCGGCCAGCTCGGCCGTCCGGCGGGCCCGCAGTGCGGGGCTGACCAGGGCGAGGTCGAACGTCCGGCCCTTGACCAGCGGGGCGAGGGCCCGCGCCTGGTTGTCGCCCTTGTCGGTCAGTGGCAGGTCGGTCCGTCCGGTGTGGCGCCCGTCCCGGCTCCACTCGGTCTCGCCGTGCCGCAGCAGAAGCATCTCGTTCATGATGACCCCATCATGCCGGTACGGCATGCGGTGACCGGTCAGCGCCCCGCGAGCTCCTCGGCGACCGGGGTGAAGGCGTCCAGATCGCGCTCGTGGTGGAGCACGAAGTAGGAGAGGTCATGGGTGTCGCGCCAGTAGCGGAGCTTGTCCACGATGTCCTGGCGGGTGCCGAGCAGCACCTGGGGGGTCTCGTCCTGCCGGGAGGAGTCGGCGGCGCTCCACGGCTCGTCCGGCCGGCGGACGCCGAGCTGCTGGATGCTCGTGCCGAGCTCGATCCGGTCGTAGCGGTCGGCGGCGGCCCGCCGTACCACGTCGACCTTGGCGAGGAACGCCTCCAGGCCGCCGTCCATGCTGTCGGGGCCGGTGCCGTCGGGCCGCACCCGCATGCCGAGGTTGATCACGTCGGCCTCGCGGGCGGCCAGCCCGAGCATGCGGGGGCCGCCGCCGCCGAGCAGCAGCCGGGGGTGGGGCCGGCGGACGGGCTTGGGGTGCTGGTCCAGATCGGTGATCCGGTAGTGCTCGCCGTGGAAGGTGAACGGGCCGTCCGCCCAGAGCCCCTTGAGCACGGTGACCGCCTCGGCCAGCCGGTCCACCCGGACCCCGGGCGGCTCCAGCGGCAGCCCGGCGCAGGTGTAGTCGGCGGCCATCCAGCCGGTGCCCAGCCCCAGCTCCAGGCGGCCCTCCGACAGCAGGTCGACGGTCGCCGCCTCCTTGGCGAGCACGGCCGGATGCCGGAAGTCGTTGGCGAAGACCAGGGTGCCGACCCGCAGGCGGTTGGTCGCGCAGGCGGCCGCGGTCATCGCCGCGACCGGCGCGAAACGGGGGCCGACAAGGTGGTCAGGGACGAGCAGCACGTCGAACCCCGAGCCTTCCAGGCGGCGCGCCTTGTCGGCCCAGGCCCTGGCCGACCCGGCCTCCCGGACCACGGCGGCGAACCGGAACGGGCGGTCCATCGGAACCCCCTCTGCCTAAGCTCAACAAGCGCTTGCTAAGTTTAGGTGCGCCGGGCGGCCGGGGGAACCCGGGAGCGGGGGCCGGCCTCGCCGGGCGGTCGCGACCGCCCGGCGAGGCCGGCGCCCACGGGCGGGGCGCCGCGTCCGGGTCGGTCCATGCATACCAAGCGCTTGCTTTATGGCGGTGCGAGGTCCGACACTGAGCCCATGGCTGACGACACCCCGGTCCGTGACGTGACCGACGACGAGGCCGCCTTCTTCAGGGACAACGGCTGGGTACGGCTGCCGCGCCTGGTCGACCCCGGTCACGTGGCCCTCCTCCGCGACCGGGCGCTGGGCCGCCTGCGGGAGCGCTCACAGGCCGTCACCTCCAAGGTGGACCGGGCGTTCGGCCAGTCCAGGGACATCGCGGAGACCGACCGGCACTTCAGGGAGGTGGCCCTCGCCCCGGCCCTCGGCCGCGGCGCCACCCGGCTGCTCCACGGGGTCGCCGGGGTCCGGGTCCAGGTGACGAACCTGCTGATCAAGGAGCCGGAGCGGGGCGGCCCCGGCGAGCACGGCCGCGGGCACCGGGCCGGGCACGGGGCCACCGAGTTCCACCAGGACTTCCCCTGGATGCCGATGGACCGCTCGGCCATGCTCACCGTCTGGCTGGCACTGGTGGACGTCCCCGCCGACATGGGCTCGCTGCGGTTCTACGGCGGTTCCCACCGCCACGGCCTGCTCGGCAGGTCCTTCACCCGCGACGGCGACGACCAGCTCAGCCAGCACTCCTGGCTGCGGGGGCTCGAACTGTCGCCCCCGCTGGACCTGGCCGCAGGGGACGCCACCGCGCACCACGCGCTGACCGTCCACGGCGCCGCCGCCAACCGCCGCGACACCGCCCGGCTGTCGTTCACCGTCACCTACTTCGACGCCGACGCCCTCTACACCGGCATGCCGTACCAGCAGACGGACGGTCTGGGCCTGACCGTCAACCGGCCCTTCGAGCACCCGAAGTTCCCGGTCGTCCCCCATGGGCGCTGAGCCGGTGGCGGGCACCGAGACGGTCAACGGCCCGGTCGCCGACCTCGGGGCGACGCTCATGCACGAGCACGTCTTCGGGCTCAGCCCGGAGATCCTGTGGAACTGGCCCGACATCCCCGAGGGCTGGG
This genomic interval carries:
- a CDS encoding helicase-associated domain-containing protein — its product is MDDHLLGWLKTLDEERLTRVLANRPDAIAPPWPRRLDTLAQRLGNGFAVMAVVRGLPLPCLEVAQASLALGDHVDLERLSRFMGVPEAEVAPWVDRLFDHALAWPDGEGRIRISGGLARWWTAPCGLGEPLSHYLNSWTVSADALRALARALGLPHGPKRRTVTRITEVLSDPARVAAMVARAPAGTERLLEEFAWDGPIRDVEGGRFVAPGAPEKWAADHGLLFRPSWNVAEMPREVALALRGPDYRPSFTPWPPDLATVPVDPEAVDHLMTLAAPHVVERCAAMLENTAKLPLPLLKAGGVGVREVRRLAKDTGCDEDETRLLLEICAVARLLAWDEPAGGLVPTEKFDRWRLDDAAARLRVLLAAWWRMERSSLRRTDGKYGTVLGDDPAGAAVGRARRAVLGVLARLPASTACADRAGLVGAAHWYAPLLDRSLLAECAPAVLEEAGMLGLIAYDTITDLGRALAALDACAGDENDDSVPLVEHDPALVECSTRALASVRRSALFGADLTAVVTGPPSTELAELLDRTAERESRGAASVWRFTPASVRRAMDSGYGADALLADLAEVGAVPQPLDYLVRDVARRHGEVTVTTVACIVQASDPALLAEIAGHRRLGRLGLRLLAPTVLASAVPAGKTLAALRENGYAPVPIEDTGEITVRRARIEEPRNGRLILLPGGQVAELEQPPHPLVEPAPDPHEHARRLLSAESGAAQQQGRTWAVIGRVASRLPTAQQSLLGFVVDRGVRAAITLADGLTATISHGELRSGVLDAWCEEAGDYLEFPLADIVEVRGTYA
- a CDS encoding ATP-binding protein; protein product: MASATFVLPPQAEAVHSARSFTTGTLTGWKLAELSENMELVVSELATNAFRHGLRLAESRAKEPIRLSLLRRDGLVACALNDPGSGFPALRDPSPLDIGGLGLHIVESLSLRWGWAPLAPYGKIVWAVLR
- a CDS encoding helix-turn-helix domain-containing protein, which produces MLGASLRRLREEKGLAREVAGFHIRASESKISRMELGRVGFKTRDVEDLLTLYGVLDDAERRGLLEMVREANTPGWWHKFGDLLPNWFTTYVGLEEAANVIRTYEVQFVPGLLQTSAYARTVIRLGYPDVPEAEIERRVHMRMQRQERFTKKNGPRLWAVIDEAALKRPIGGKEIMREQIQHLLEVATLPNITIQVMPFRFGMHAAEGGAFSILRFPESDLSDVVYVEQLWGALYLDKREDIDPYLTAMEQLCVESTTPGGTAEILGDLLREI
- a CDS encoding DUF397 domain-containing protein; translation: MEQTYNGMPATELAGASWRKSRHSNSQGNCVELAELSDGSIAVRNSRFPDGPALIYTRDEIRALVLGVKDGEFDSLMV
- a CDS encoding histidine phosphatase family protein, whose protein sequence is MNEMLLLRHGETEWSRDGRHTGRTDLPLTDKGDNQARALAPLVKGRTFDLALVSPALRARRTAELAGLTEYDTDPDLWEWDYGGYEGITTPDIRKTRPGWFLWRDGIVPGDAEHPGESAQEVAARADRVIARARAVDGEVALVAHGHFLRVLCARWLGLPPEDGRLFRLDTGTYSRLGHEREEPVILTWNAPV
- a CDS encoding TIGR03621 family F420-dependent LLM class oxidoreductase, producing the protein MDRPFRFAAVVREAGSARAWADKARRLEGSGFDVLLVPDHLVGPRFAPVAAMTAAACATNRLRVGTLVFANDFRHPAVLAKEAATVDLLSEGRLELGLGTGWMAADYTCAGLPLEPPGVRVDRLAEAVTVLKGLWADGPFTFHGEHYRITDLDQHPKPVRRPHPRLLLGGGGPRMLGLAAREADVINLGMRVRPDGTGPDSMDGGLEAFLAKVDVVRRAAADRYDRIELGTSIQQLGVRRPDEPWSAADSSRQDETPQVLLGTRQDIVDKLRYWRDTHDLSYFVLHHERDLDAFTPVAEELAGR
- a CDS encoding phytanoyl-CoA dioxygenase family protein; the protein is MADDTPVRDVTDDEAAFFRDNGWVRLPRLVDPGHVALLRDRALGRLRERSQAVTSKVDRAFGQSRDIAETDRHFREVALAPALGRGATRLLHGVAGVRVQVTNLLIKEPERGGPGEHGRGHRAGHGATEFHQDFPWMPMDRSAMLTVWLALVDVPADMGSLRFYGGSHRHGLLGRSFTRDGDDQLSQHSWLRGLELSPPLDLAAGDATAHHALTVHGAAANRRDTARLSFTVTYFDADALYTGMPYQQTDGLGLTVNRPFEHPKFPVVPHGR